From a single Hymenobacter sp. YIM 151500-1 genomic region:
- a CDS encoding class I SAM-dependent methyltransferase → MLKDIYRFLSPRYQNLALDYKVAFKPRYGHGQPPHAVLYPIINANRAAYQGLLQSFLAYQQVFVNIRDAKAETDPSQPSWNNGFLPGLDIIGIYGMLAKFRPQQYVEVGSGNSTKVAYKVIQDQNLTTQITSIDPYPRAEIDQLASRIIREPFENIDFSFLKALGENDILFIDNSHRVLPNSDAMVFFMEVLPMLRKGVIVHIHDIYLPYDYPQFMCDRFYSEQYMLAAFLLANPQKYQTLLPNYFISEDPDLRQILTPLWQQPNLHGVEQHGGSLWLRIVE, encoded by the coding sequence ATGCTCAAAGACATCTACCGTTTCCTGTCGCCGCGGTATCAGAACCTGGCCCTGGATTACAAAGTAGCTTTCAAACCTCGCTACGGACATGGCCAGCCGCCTCACGCAGTGCTGTACCCAATCATTAATGCCAACCGGGCCGCTTATCAGGGGTTGCTACAGTCGTTTCTGGCGTACCAACAAGTGTTTGTAAATATCCGCGACGCCAAGGCCGAGACAGACCCTAGTCAACCTTCTTGGAATAATGGTTTCTTGCCTGGTCTTGATATCATCGGCATCTATGGGATGCTGGCAAAGTTCCGACCTCAGCAGTATGTAGAAGTAGGGTCAGGCAATTCTACCAAAGTAGCTTATAAAGTTATTCAGGACCAGAATCTTACTACCCAAATCACCTCCATCGACCCTTATCCGCGTGCCGAAATTGACCAATTGGCCTCTCGTATAATACGGGAGCCATTCGAGAACATTGATTTTTCGTTTTTAAAGGCGTTGGGCGAAAATGATATTCTGTTCATTGACAACTCACACCGTGTCCTGCCCAACTCTGACGCCATGGTGTTTTTTATGGAGGTATTGCCCATGCTGCGCAAGGGTGTAATTGTGCATATTCACGATATCTACCTACCCTACGATTATCCGCAATTTATGTGCGACCGGTTCTATTCGGAGCAATACATGCTTGCGGCATTCCTACTGGCTAACCCTCAGAAGTACCAAACGCTTCTGCCCAATTACTTTATCAGCGAAGACCCAGACTTACGGCAAATACTGACGCCATTGTGGCAACAACCCAATCTGCACGGAGTAGAACAGCATGGCGGCTCTCTCTGGTTACGGATTGTTGAGTAA
- the rpmB gene encoding 50S ribosomal protein L28: MARVCDLTGKRTRVGNNVSHANNKTKRKFYPNLQKKRFYIPEQDAWVTLKVAASTIRTINKNGIMAVLKKAKEQGHIVY; this comes from the coding sequence ATGGCCCGAGTTTGTGATCTGACCGGCAAGCGTACCCGCGTAGGCAACAACGTTTCGCACGCCAACAACAAAACCAAGCGCAAGTTCTACCCCAACCTGCAGAAGAAGCGCTTCTATATTCCGGAGCAAGACGCTTGGGTAACGCTGAAGGTAGCTGCCAGCACCATTCGCACCATCAACAAGAACGGCATCATGGCCGTGCTGAAGAAGGCCAAGGAGCAAGGCCACATCGTGTACTAG
- a CDS encoding aminopeptidase P N-terminal domain-containing protein — MLHSLLNTAAQLLLAGCLLTASTTHAQRAAGPGRPTDLLDPAFHKQRRELLRQALPARSVAVLFAAPVRNRANDVDYIYHQHPDLYYLTGYDEPEAVLVLFKEPQTVGGQAGVTEALFVQPRNPRAEQWTGRRLGAEGARQQLKVQYVADNKAFATAGIRWADFGQVHFLPLPTDVRNDPDDPADLFDLVATFRQQAAVPADFNPAVVEAHKLIQQHGATAADRLRPYLQGMPAAVTQDAYVQAYLGAKTDAERKQAVASRPVSRFDTQTLDEALNQLREVKTPEELALLRRAVRISAVGQQEVMKAVRPDMGEMEVQGLHEYVYKKYGAEFEGYPSIVGAGNNACVLHYTQNDKPRLGTDLLLMDCGAEYHGYTADVTRTIPPSGKFSPEQRQIYELVLAAQEAGIRECKTGNDFQAPGKVAQQVIADGLLKLGIIKKADDVRTYFPHGTSHYLGLDVHDRGTYGPLKAGNVITVEPGIYIPEGSPCDKKWWNIGVRIEDDILITASGHENLSAEAPRTVADIEALMAKPSALDDFRLPEVK; from the coding sequence ATGCTACACTCTTTGCTGAATACCGCCGCGCAGTTGCTGCTCGCGGGTTGCCTGCTCACGGCCTCAACCACCCACGCCCAGCGCGCCGCCGGCCCCGGCCGCCCCACCGACCTGCTCGACCCCGCGTTTCATAAGCAGCGGCGGGAACTGCTGCGCCAGGCGCTGCCGGCCCGCTCGGTGGCTGTGCTATTTGCGGCGCCCGTCCGCAACCGGGCCAACGACGTGGACTACATCTACCACCAGCACCCCGACTTGTATTACCTAACCGGCTACGACGAGCCCGAAGCGGTGCTGGTGCTGTTCAAGGAGCCGCAAACGGTAGGCGGACAGGCCGGCGTAACGGAGGCACTGTTTGTGCAGCCCCGCAACCCGCGGGCCGAGCAGTGGACCGGCCGCCGCCTGGGTGCCGAGGGCGCCCGCCAGCAGCTGAAAGTGCAGTACGTGGCCGACAACAAAGCCTTTGCCACGGCCGGCATCCGGTGGGCCGACTTCGGGCAGGTCCATTTTCTGCCCCTGCCCACCGACGTGCGCAACGACCCTGACGACCCGGCCGACCTGTTCGACCTCGTGGCTACGTTCCGCCAGCAGGCTGCCGTGCCCGCCGACTTCAATCCGGCCGTAGTCGAAGCACACAAGCTTATCCAGCAGCACGGGGCCACCGCCGCCGACCGGCTGCGGCCCTACCTGCAAGGTATGCCGGCGGCCGTGACGCAAGACGCCTACGTGCAAGCGTATCTGGGGGCCAAAACTGACGCTGAGCGCAAACAAGCCGTGGCCAGCCGGCCCGTCAGCCGCTTCGACACCCAAACCCTGGATGAGGCACTCAACCAGCTACGTGAGGTGAAGACGCCCGAAGAGCTGGCGTTGCTGCGCCGGGCCGTGCGCATCAGCGCCGTGGGCCAGCAGGAAGTGATGAAAGCCGTACGGCCCGACATGGGCGAAATGGAGGTGCAGGGCCTGCACGAGTACGTGTATAAAAAGTACGGAGCCGAGTTTGAGGGCTACCCCAGCATTGTGGGAGCCGGCAACAACGCCTGCGTGCTGCACTACACCCAAAACGACAAGCCCCGCCTGGGCACCGACCTGCTGCTCATGGACTGCGGGGCCGAGTACCACGGCTACACCGCCGACGTCACGCGCACCATTCCGCCCTCGGGCAAGTTCAGCCCCGAGCAAAGGCAGATTTACGAACTGGTGCTGGCCGCCCAGGAAGCCGGCATTCGGGAGTGCAAAACCGGCAACGACTTCCAGGCCCCCGGCAAAGTGGCCCAGCAGGTTATTGCCGACGGCCTGCTGAAGCTGGGCATTATCAAAAAGGCCGACGATGTGCGCACCTACTTCCCGCACGGCACCAGCCACTACCTTGGCCTCGACGTGCACGACCGGGGAACCTACGGCCCGCTGAAAGCCGGCAACGTCATTACCGTGGAGCCCGGCATCTACATTCCCGAAGGCAGCCCCTGCGACAAAAAGTGGTGGAACATCGGGGTCCGCATCGAAGACGACATCCTGATTACGGCCAGCGGCCACGAGAACCTCTCGGCCGAAGCCCCCCGCACCGTGGCCGACATTGAGGCGCTGATGGCCAAGCCGAGTGCCCTGGATGATTTCCGGCTGCCAGAGGTGAAGTAA
- the rpmG gene encoding 50S ribosomal protein L33 — MAKKGNRVQVILECTEHKNSGQPGTSRYITTKNRKNTPERIELKKFNPVLKKMTVHKEIK, encoded by the coding sequence ATGGCTAAAAAAGGAAACCGGGTGCAGGTAATCCTGGAGTGCACCGAGCACAAAAACTCGGGTCAGCCGGGCACCTCGCGCTACATCACCACCAAGAACCGTAAGAATACTCCTGAGCGCATCGAGCTGAAGAAGTTCAACCCCGTGCTCAAGAAGATGACCGTTCACAAGGAAATCAAGTAA
- a CDS encoding DUF4295 domain-containing protein, giving the protein MAKKVVATLKTASGKDWAKVIRAVKSEKTGAYTFKEEMVPVDKVQDYIATGVK; this is encoded by the coding sequence ATGGCTAAGAAAGTAGTAGCAACCCTGAAAACAGCCAGCGGCAAGGACTGGGCTAAGGTTATCCGTGCCGTGAAATCTGAGAAAACCGGTGCCTACACCTTCAAGGAGGAGATGGTGCCCGTTGACAAAGTGCAAGACTATATTGCCACCGGCGTTAAGTAA
- the ftsY gene encoding signal recognition particle-docking protein FtsY: protein MGLFDFFKKDKESKEQQQALDEGLQKSKTSFFDQLSKAVVGKSTVDEAVLDDLETLLVHADVGIDTTVKVIDRIEKRVARDKYVSTSELDRILREEIADLLDRNSGATGSRAILDRPDNTGQPFVIMVVGVNGVGKTTTIGKLAHRFHSAGKKVVLGAADTFRAAAVDQLIIWGQRVGVPVISHGMNTDPASVAYDAVQKGVEMQADVVIIDTAGRLHNKVNLMNELSKIKRVMQKVIPDAPHEVLLVLDGSTGQNAFLQVKEFTKATEVSALAITKLDGTAKGGVVIGISDQLQVPVRYIGVGEKMTDLQLFDRTTFVNSLFKK from the coding sequence ATGGGCCTTTTCGATTTTTTCAAGAAGGATAAGGAAAGCAAGGAGCAGCAGCAGGCCTTGGATGAGGGCTTGCAGAAAAGCAAAACCAGCTTCTTCGACCAGCTCAGCAAGGCCGTAGTGGGTAAAAGCACGGTGGATGAAGCCGTGCTCGACGACCTGGAAACCCTGCTCGTGCACGCCGACGTGGGCATCGACACCACCGTGAAGGTGATTGACCGCATCGAGAAGCGTGTGGCCCGCGACAAGTACGTGAGTACCTCGGAGCTGGACCGCATCCTGCGCGAAGAAATTGCCGACCTGCTGGACCGCAACAGCGGCGCCACTGGCTCCCGCGCCATCCTCGACCGACCCGATAACACCGGCCAGCCCTTCGTGATTATGGTGGTGGGCGTGAATGGCGTGGGCAAAACCACCACTATCGGCAAACTGGCCCACCGCTTCCATTCGGCCGGCAAGAAAGTGGTGCTGGGCGCCGCCGACACCTTCCGCGCCGCCGCTGTAGACCAGCTTATCATCTGGGGGCAGCGCGTGGGCGTGCCAGTTATTTCGCACGGCATGAACACCGACCCAGCCTCCGTCGCCTACGACGCCGTGCAGAAAGGCGTGGAAATGCAGGCCGACGTGGTGATTATCGACACCGCCGGCCGCCTGCACAACAAGGTGAACCTGATGAACGAGCTAAGCAAAATCAAGCGCGTGATGCAGAAGGTGATTCCCGACGCGCCCCACGAGGTGCTGCTGGTGCTCGATGGCAGCACCGGCCAGAATGCCTTTCTGCAAGTCAAAGAATTCACTAAAGCCACCGAAGTGTCGGCCCTGGCTATTACCAAGCTCGACGGCACGGCCAAGGGCGGCGTGGTTATCGGCATTTCAGATCAGCTCCAGGTGCCGGTGCGCTACATTGGGGTGGGGGAGAAGATGACCGATTTGCAGCTCTTCGACCGGACGACGTTCGTCAATTCGCTGTTTAAGAAGTGA
- a CDS encoding acyltransferase family protein, whose translation MLPLPAKPTAASPAQLNNFLSQKLRFWSLVAMVLLVYVHAYNLHPRYLAAWTLVDEPLAADTWLQYFLANGLLRFRIPILFAISGYLFAHYEARAPHKARVKQRLRTLLVPYVLWSTFGLGLTWGLEQYPATRQLVLGAALSPFGPQNPLVSQYSPGELLVRWLLLPVPFQLWFLRSLLVYNLAYPWLRKAVERAPRVYFSIAGLLWLADVGLPPLFEGTGLVFFALGVWLRRRELDVLTPPRWFRAGPLAVGWLLLLTGKTWLAFHPEQPSFLLMLVLHKAAEALGVVVMWFGADALVRVAMRQPWFVWLTSFSFMIYGVHVPLVNYATEAALRYWHGQQLLVYLLLPLGVVALAVVLGTALRRVVPGVYALLTGGRGV comes from the coding sequence ATGCTTCCTTTGCCAGCTAAACCTACGGCAGCCAGTCCGGCCCAGCTCAATAATTTTCTTAGCCAGAAGCTCCGGTTCTGGTCGTTGGTGGCTATGGTGCTGCTGGTGTATGTGCACGCCTACAACCTGCACCCGCGTTACCTGGCCGCCTGGACACTCGTCGACGAGCCGCTGGCAGCGGACACCTGGCTACAGTATTTTCTGGCTAATGGGCTGCTGCGTTTCCGCATTCCCATTCTGTTCGCCATTTCTGGCTACCTCTTTGCCCACTACGAGGCGCGGGCACCGCACAAAGCCCGCGTGAAGCAGCGGCTACGGACGCTGCTAGTGCCCTACGTGCTATGGAGCACGTTCGGGCTGGGCCTGACCTGGGGCCTGGAGCAATACCCGGCCACTCGGCAGCTGGTGCTTGGCGCAGCACTCAGTCCGTTTGGGCCGCAAAACCCGTTGGTCAGCCAGTATTCGCCCGGTGAGTTGCTGGTGCGCTGGCTGCTGCTACCGGTGCCGTTTCAGCTGTGGTTTTTGCGGAGCCTGCTGGTGTACAACCTGGCCTATCCGTGGCTGCGCAAGGCGGTGGAGCGGGCCCCACGGGTTTATTTTTCGATTGCGGGGCTGTTGTGGCTGGCAGATGTTGGCTTGCCACCTCTGTTCGAGGGCACCGGGCTGGTATTCTTTGCTTTGGGCGTATGGCTGCGCAGGCGGGAGCTGGACGTGCTAACGCCCCCGCGCTGGTTTCGGGCCGGGCCGCTGGCGGTGGGGTGGCTGCTGTTGCTAACCGGCAAAACCTGGCTGGCCTTTCACCCGGAGCAGCCTTCCTTTCTCCTGATGCTGGTGCTGCACAAAGCGGCGGAGGCGCTGGGCGTGGTTGTCATGTGGTTTGGCGCCGATGCGCTGGTGCGGGTAGCCATGCGCCAGCCCTGGTTTGTGTGGCTAACGAGCTTTTCGTTTATGATTTACGGGGTGCACGTGCCCCTGGTAAACTACGCCACGGAGGCCGCTCTACGCTACTGGCACGGCCAGCAGTTGCTCGTGTATCTGCTGTTGCCGCTCGGGGTTGTAGCGCTGGCGGTGGTGCTGGGCACAGCGCTACGGCGGGTTGTGCCGGGAGTATATGCGCTGCTGACCGGCGGCCGGGGAGTGTAG
- the rimO gene encoding 30S ribosomal protein S12 methylthiotransferase RimO translates to MKVRSQQANKVNVITLGCSKNLVDSEVLMGQLRANNFEVTHEAAQSDANIVIINTCGFIDNAKQESIDTILRYADEKEAGRLEKLYVTGCLSQRYKDDLEQEIPQVDAYFGTLELPQLMKKLEADYKHELVGERLLTTPSHYAYFKIAEGCNRPCSFCAIPLMRGKHVDRPIEDLVREARRLAGMGTKELILIAQDLTYYGLQQYGERKLADLMRHLSDVPGIDWIRLQYAYPSQFPLDALDVMNERANICKYLDMPLQHVSDNMLKTMRRGISKRRTIELVDTIRQRVPDIALRTTLIAGHPGETQQDFEELYRFVEDTRFDRLGIFTYSHEDNTHSFTLPDDVPAEVKQDRADQIMELQQGISMELNEAKVGQTYNVLFDRKESGYFVGRTQYDSPEVDNEVLVPATKNTYVRLGDFAQVQITEASDFDLYGRLV, encoded by the coding sequence ATGAAAGTCAGAAGCCAGCAGGCCAATAAAGTCAACGTCATTACCCTGGGCTGCTCCAAAAACCTCGTCGATTCGGAGGTGCTGATGGGCCAGCTCCGCGCCAACAACTTCGAGGTAACCCACGAAGCGGCCCAGAGCGACGCCAACATCGTCATTATCAATACCTGCGGCTTCATCGACAACGCCAAGCAGGAAAGCATCGACACCATCCTGCGCTACGCCGACGAAAAGGAGGCCGGCCGCCTGGAGAAGCTCTACGTGACGGGCTGCCTGTCGCAGCGCTATAAGGACGACCTGGAGCAGGAAATTCCGCAGGTAGATGCCTACTTCGGCACCCTGGAGCTGCCCCAGCTGATGAAGAAGCTGGAGGCCGACTACAAGCACGAGCTGGTGGGGGAGCGGCTGCTGACCACGCCCTCGCACTACGCTTACTTCAAAATTGCCGAGGGCTGCAACCGGCCGTGCTCGTTCTGCGCCATCCCGCTTATGCGCGGCAAGCACGTCGATAGGCCTATCGAAGACCTGGTACGCGAGGCCAGGCGCCTGGCCGGCATGGGCACCAAGGAGCTGATTCTCATAGCCCAGGACCTGACCTACTACGGCCTGCAACAGTACGGCGAGCGGAAGCTGGCGGATCTTATGCGCCACCTCTCCGACGTGCCCGGCATCGACTGGATTCGGCTGCAGTACGCCTACCCCTCGCAGTTCCCGCTGGATGCGCTGGACGTGATGAACGAGCGGGCCAACATCTGCAAGTACCTGGACATGCCCTTGCAGCACGTCTCGGATAACATGCTGAAAACCATGCGCCGCGGCATCTCCAAGCGCCGGACTATCGAGCTGGTAGATACCATTCGGCAGCGCGTGCCGGACATTGCCTTGCGCACCACGCTTATTGCCGGCCACCCCGGCGAAACCCAGCAGGACTTCGAGGAGCTGTACCGTTTCGTGGAAGACACCCGCTTCGACCGTTTGGGCATCTTCACCTACTCCCACGAAGACAACACGCACTCGTTCACCCTCCCCGACGACGTGCCCGCCGAGGTAAAGCAGGACCGCGCCGACCAGATTATGGAGTTGCAGCAGGGCATTTCCATGGAGTTGAACGAGGCGAAAGTAGGCCAGACCTACAACGTGCTTTTCGACCGGAAGGAAAGCGGCTACTTCGTGGGCCGCACCCAGTACGACTCGCCCGAAGTAGACAACGAAGTGCTAGTACCGGCCACCAAAAACACCTACGTCCGCCTCGGCGACTTCGCCCAGGTGCAGATAACCGAGGCCTCAGACTTCGACTTGTACGGCCGGCTGGTGTAA
- the bshC gene encoding bacillithiol biosynthesis cysteine-adding enzyme BshC, with protein sequence MSVTTLRYADTGAFSPFLVDYLARHQALTPFYHRFPALEEFAAQIEEKRQHYTPAARQRLVAALRRQYAGLPQVHPAVQANLGLLEKDTTFTVTTGHQLNLLTGPLYFIYKIVTTLKLSQQLKAAYPQYDFVPVYWMATEDHDFAEINHFTLFGKRYEWNATDTGGPVGRLPLAGLQAEVLDQLPADVPAVFRDAYAQAGTLAEATRRLTHDLFGQYGLVSLDADDPELKQALVPVLEKEIREQASHRAVQQANARLEAAGYKPQVYSRPLNLFFLTDAGKRERLEYDAAQDCVQITVRNTGRCHSQQELLELARQHPEQFSPNVVLRPLYQELLLPNLCYIGGGAEVAYWFQLKGVFEENGVPFPIVLLRNSAQYIGKANAGKLRKLGLAAPDIFRPLPELKKQVGATLGQEEVSLQEPQQQLAAAFRHVADLAQRLDPTLVRAVAAEQQKAAGALAGLEKRLSKAAEAKHETAYSQLAALKDKLMPNGHLQEREDNVLSILINNPHFIDQLLEAFDPLALEFTVLEE encoded by the coding sequence ATGTCCGTCACAACCCTGCGCTACGCCGATACTGGTGCCTTTTCGCCTTTTCTGGTTGATTATCTGGCCCGCCACCAGGCCCTGACTCCGTTCTACCACCGCTTCCCGGCCCTGGAAGAGTTTGCGGCACAGATCGAGGAAAAGCGGCAGCACTACACCCCCGCGGCGCGGCAGCGGCTGGTAGCGGCTCTGCGCCGGCAGTACGCCGGCTTGCCGCAGGTGCACCCGGCCGTGCAAGCCAACCTCGGCCTGCTCGAAAAAGATACCACCTTCACCGTCACCACCGGGCACCAGCTCAACCTGCTCACGGGCCCGCTGTACTTCATTTACAAGATTGTGACGACGCTGAAGCTGAGCCAGCAGCTGAAGGCAGCGTATCCGCAGTACGATTTCGTGCCGGTGTACTGGATGGCAACCGAAGACCACGACTTCGCCGAAATCAACCACTTCACCCTGTTTGGCAAGCGTTACGAGTGGAACGCCACCGACACCGGCGGGCCCGTGGGCCGGCTGCCGCTGGCCGGCTTGCAGGCGGAAGTGCTCGACCAGCTGCCCGCCGACGTGCCGGCCGTGTTCCGCGACGCTTACGCCCAGGCCGGCACCTTGGCCGAGGCCACCCGCCGCCTCACCCACGACCTGTTTGGGCAGTACGGACTGGTGAGCCTTGATGCCGACGACCCGGAACTGAAGCAAGCCCTGGTGCCGGTGCTGGAGAAGGAAATCCGGGAGCAGGCCTCGCACCGGGCCGTGCAGCAGGCCAACGCCCGCCTCGAAGCCGCTGGCTACAAGCCCCAGGTGTACTCGCGCCCCCTTAACCTGTTTTTCCTGACCGACGCCGGCAAGCGGGAGCGGCTGGAGTACGACGCCGCCCAGGACTGCGTGCAGATTACGGTGCGCAACACCGGCCGCTGCCACAGCCAGCAGGAGCTGCTGGAACTGGCCCGCCAGCACCCCGAGCAGTTCAGCCCCAACGTGGTGCTGCGGCCCTTGTACCAGGAGCTGCTGCTGCCCAACCTCTGCTACATCGGGGGCGGGGCCGAGGTGGCGTACTGGTTTCAGCTGAAGGGCGTGTTCGAGGAAAACGGTGTGCCCTTTCCCATCGTGCTGCTGCGCAACTCGGCCCAGTACATCGGCAAGGCCAACGCGGGCAAGCTGCGCAAGCTGGGCCTGGCGGCCCCCGACATTTTCCGGCCCCTGCCCGAGCTGAAGAAGCAAGTGGGCGCCACGCTGGGCCAGGAAGAAGTGAGCCTACAGGAGCCGCAGCAGCAGTTGGCCGCCGCCTTCCGGCACGTAGCCGACCTGGCCCAGCGCCTCGACCCCACGCTGGTGCGCGCCGTGGCTGCCGAGCAGCAGAAAGCCGCCGGGGCCCTGGCCGGCCTGGAAAAGCGCCTGAGCAAAGCCGCCGAAGCCAAGCACGAAACCGCCTACAGCCAGCTGGCCGCCCTCAAGGACAAGCTCATGCCCAACGGCCACCTCCAGGAGCGCGAAGACAACGTACTCAGCATCCTCATCAACAACCCCCACTTCATCGACCAGCTGCTGGAAGCTTTCGACCCGTTGGCCCTGGAGTTTACGGTGCTGGAGGAGTAG
- a CDS encoding 5-formyltetrahydrofolate cyclo-ligase: MTKAELRRDALARRRAMSEGEVAWLSDKLRKQLFRSFPVPQWQWLHVFLPIPHQHEPDTWSIIRHTWGERLAVRLAVPVVQADGYTLRHYELTPDTQLIDNRWGIPEPVGAEEVFPEQFDAVLVPLLAFDEAGHRVGYGKGFYDRFLAQCRPDALRIGVGLEPPVPRIQDAWPGDVRLHACLTPERVWQFAS, translated from the coding sequence ATGACCAAAGCCGAGCTGCGCCGCGACGCCCTGGCCCGCCGCCGAGCCATGTCTGAGGGTGAGGTGGCCTGGCTGAGCGACAAGCTGCGGAAGCAGCTGTTCCGCAGTTTCCCGGTGCCGCAATGGCAGTGGCTGCATGTGTTTCTGCCCATTCCGCACCAACACGAGCCCGATACGTGGAGCATCATTCGGCACACCTGGGGTGAGCGGCTGGCCGTGCGCTTGGCCGTGCCCGTAGTGCAGGCCGACGGCTACACGCTGAGGCATTATGAGCTAACACCTGACACTCAGCTAATCGATAACCGCTGGGGAATTCCGGAGCCGGTGGGGGCTGAGGAAGTGTTTCCCGAGCAATTTGATGCCGTGCTCGTGCCGCTGCTGGCCTTCGACGAAGCCGGCCACCGCGTAGGCTACGGCAAAGGGTTCTACGACCGGTTTCTGGCCCAATGCCGGCCCGACGCGCTGCGTATTGGCGTGGGCCTGGAGCCGCCCGTGCCGCGCATCCAGGACGCCTGGCCCGGCGACGTGCGCCTGCACGCCTGCCTCACCCCGGAGCGGGTGTGGCAGTTTGCCAGCTGA
- a CDS encoding ExbD/TolR family protein encodes MADIQPNSSAKGSKSRARNTAFRLDMTPMVDLAFLLLTFFMLTTTFSKPTVMQVAMPDRKGEPSDVSEQDALTLLLDKGGRVHYFFGLAPTAALAEKLRTTTFAPDGLRQVLLRFRQNPEGVVLIKPTDQATYQSMVDALDEMNITGQRKYALVDLSRADRELLEAHRL; translated from the coding sequence ATGGCCGACATTCAGCCCAACTCCTCCGCAAAAGGCAGCAAGTCCCGCGCCCGCAACACGGCTTTCCGCCTCGATATGACGCCCATGGTGGACCTGGCGTTTCTGCTCCTGACCTTCTTCATGCTGACGACCACCTTCAGCAAGCCCACCGTCATGCAAGTGGCCATGCCCGACAGAAAAGGCGAACCGTCAGATGTATCGGAGCAAGATGCCCTGACGTTACTGCTGGATAAGGGCGGCCGGGTGCACTACTTTTTTGGGCTAGCCCCCACGGCAGCTTTAGCTGAAAAGCTCCGCACCACCACGTTTGCGCCGGATGGCCTGCGGCAGGTGCTGCTCCGGTTCCGGCAAAACCCGGAGGGCGTGGTGCTCATCAAGCCAACCGACCAGGCCACCTACCAGAGCATGGTGGATGCGCTGGACGAAATGAACATTACCGGCCAAAGGAAATACGCCCTCGTAGACCTGAGCCGCGCCGACCGGGAGTTGTTGGAAGCGCACCGGTTGTAG
- a CDS encoding GDYXXLXY domain-containing protein produces MSTVLPTAAPAATAPPPDDELPEGRRRQWLRWLVVAQVLFVLGVAAAGYATEALGRTIWLRTTPIDPRDLLYGDYVTLRYSISELPGRLWRGSTMPRRHQAAYVLLEPRQNSFEAVGIFPDKPAASPTQVVLRGSVQDVWRRGLRLRYGLERYYVPEGAGRRLERRQALRVQVSIAPWGQARITRVENAR; encoded by the coding sequence ATGAGTACCGTTCTGCCTACCGCAGCGCCGGCCGCCACTGCACCGCCCCCCGACGACGAGCTGCCCGAGGGCCGGCGCCGGCAGTGGCTGCGGTGGCTGGTGGTGGCGCAGGTGCTGTTTGTGCTGGGCGTGGCCGCGGCCGGCTATGCCACCGAAGCCCTGGGCCGTACCATCTGGCTGCGCACCACGCCCATCGACCCGCGCGACCTGCTCTACGGCGACTACGTGACCCTGCGCTACTCCATCAGTGAGCTGCCGGGGCGCTTGTGGCGGGGCTCCACCATGCCGCGCCGCCACCAAGCCGCCTACGTGCTGCTGGAACCGCGCCAGAATTCCTTTGAGGCCGTGGGCATCTTCCCCGACAAGCCCGCCGCCAGTCCCACCCAGGTGGTGCTGCGGGGCTCGGTGCAGGATGTGTGGCGGCGAGGCCTGCGCCTGCGCTACGGCCTGGAGCGCTACTACGTGCCGGAAGGGGCAGGCCGCCGCCTGGAGCGGCGCCAGGCGCTACGGGTGCAGGTTAGCATTGCGCCCTGGGGCCAGGCCCGCATTACGCGCGTCGAAAACGCCCGTTGA